AAGGTGAACGCTGAAACGAGAGAAGCAGATTTTGCGAAACTGGCAGGACTTTTGAGCATTTCGATCGATGAAATTCAAACGGCCTTATCGGCAGAGTGGGTTACGGATGATACTTTTGTTCCTGTTAAAACCATTGCGGGCGGCAATACCGTCCTCGAAACGGAACTTTTGGAGATATCAGGGGTAATGATTAATGATGAAAGTGTACGTTTTTATCCTTATGGCGAAAAAACGTCCCACCTGACAGGTTATATTCAGGGAATCAGTGCGGAGGAATTGGCAGAAAAAAAGGATGAAGGCTATACAGAAAACAGCATGATTGGCAAAAGTGGGCTGGAAAGGCTTTATGATGAACGCTTGCGCGGAGAGGATGGTGTCACAATTACAGTAAATCAAATCTATCCTGAATCGAATGTGATAGCAGAGGAAGTCATAAAAAGTAAAGAGCCTATGCGAGGAAAAGATGTCAAAACAACGATTGATGTTAACCTTCAAAACACCTTGTACGACCAATTTGCCGCAGATAAAAGTTGTTCGGTTGCGATGAACCCCAAAACAGGGGAGGTACTGGCTCTTGTGAGTACACCAACCTACGATGCCAATGCCTTTATTTTAGGACTCAGCGACGAGCAGTGGAATGGGCTGAATACTGATCCTGCCAATCCGTTGATCAGCCGCTTTGAGTCCACTTATGTGCCGGGATCATCTTTCAAACCAATAACAGCCGCCGCAGGTCTTGAAACCGGGGCTTTTACCGCAGATGAGGACTTTGGGCCAAGCGGATTAGTCTGGCAGCAGGACAGCAGTTGGGGGGATTTTAACATCACGACACTGGAAGAATATAGCGGGCCTTCGAATCTGGAAAATGCGCTGGTTCATTCAGATAATATTTATTTTGCCAAAGCCGCTTTAAAAATCGGCGGGGATCGTTTTGCCGATACGCTGAAAAAATTAGGCTTCGGCGAGACCATTCCCTTTGATTTGGATATGTCCACGTCCCAGATATCAGAAAACGGCGGTTTTGACAATGAAGCCCAGCTGGCGGCCAGTGGCTTTGGACAGGGACAGATTTTAGTCAATCCGCTGCATATGGCGTCCATTTATTCGTCTTTTACAAATGATGGCAGTATGATAAAGCCCTCTATTGAATACAAAGAAAATATACAGCCAGAGTATTGGAAGGAGCAAGTTATCTCAAAAGATATCAGCGACATCATCCGCAACGACCTGATCCAGGTAGTGGAAAATCCGGCAGGCACCGGACACGAGGCCAGGATAGAGGGGGTGAGCATCGCTGGAAAAACAGGCACAGCCGAAATCAAGGCATCCCAGGATGACGTCACTGGTACAGAACTGGGATGGTTCAATGCCTTTATTGCAGACCCGGCCAGCAGTCAGCAGCTGATGGTGGTCAGTATGGTTGAAGATGTGAAGGATCGTGGCGGCAGCCATTATATCGTGCCCAAGATAAAGGAGGTATTCCAATCGCTCATTTCGTAATCGAGACAACCGACCTTTAACCAAAGCGTGTTTGAATACTTGATTTTGTCCATCAAACAAAATATAATTGATTATAGTTTGATAATATAAAAAATGTGAGGAAAATCATGTATCAAAGAATATTGGCTTTGCTTCAGCAAAACAGATTATCAGCTCGTAAGTTAGAAATGCAGCTGAAGTTTGCAAAAGGAACAATCGGACGAATGAAGGATCACTCACCTTCAATTGAAAAGGTAGCTAAAGTAGCAGCTTATTTTAATGTAACAATGGAATACTTGTATTACGGTACCGATATTTTGACAGAGAAAGACCCGATGATAAGAAAAAATAAAGAAGATACTCTTGCCATTTTGGATTCTTTTACAGATATCAGAGAGCAATCTATATTCGTTGGAAGAATTAGTGTTATTGCTGAACAAATGTTAAGTGAAAATAGCTATGAAAATGTTAATTAATAATTTATTCATATTTTCAGGTCAATTGATGTGTTGAAGCTTGAGAATTCACTATTTAATCTAGATTGGAAAACTATTTTTTCAATTTAGTTAGAATATTTTGTTTAAGTTAAATTTTTTGTAGCTTTTATGGCAATTAAAATAAGTTTATTCTTTTTAGCAAATAGTGTGTTCAATTCTATAATGTGGTTGCGGTTTAAAATATTCTCTAAAAGTCTTGTTATGTTCTTGACTAAACTTTTCTTGAGAGTGGGAACTTTGAGGTGCTGTGGTTTGTTCAGAAAACACTATTTAAAACATAGATTAAGATGTATAATTTAAAAATAAACCCGGATTTTCTGAGGGAGTAAATTTAGTTGGAAAATAAATTATTATATAGAATCGTTTTATCAACGGATAAAAAAGAAAGAAAAAATTTTTCAAAATCGATGTTTTGGAGCGGCTTTTCCTATCGAACGGGTAAACAAAAAGATAAATTAAGAAGAATAATGAAATATTTTTCTGTTTTCAGTCCAATATATTTCGTATTGTTCATCATTATTGTTATTTTAGGAAGTTTTCAATGGTGGATGATAATTGGACTCATTATCATGTCATGCGGTTTGATTTTTACTTTAGTTATTCCGTGTGGTGATTATTATATTGATGAATATAAATCTAAATTTTCACGCAAAAAGGGAGTTCTACGTGAATCTTTTGATTATATTGACTTTTATGATGACCATATGAGCTATAATGGTTTAAGCTATACTAGATTAAACAAAGAAAAGGTAGGGTTTAAAGGCCTTAAATTTAAGGAAACCAACAACAGTTTTTATTTAGTTTTTGTTTTAAATGAAAATAAAAAAGCAAAACTTGAGGGATTCTTTTTATTGAAATATCAGGATATTGAGAAAAGCGGTGTGGATATTGATAGCTTTCGTGACTTTTTATATGAGAAAGCCAATACTTCTGATGAGTGAAACATTGGCTTTTTTATTGATAATTTATTTTACGAACAGGCCTCCAAGGAATATGAAAAAGATAATGACGTTTCTACAAATTACAGATCAGGTGCTGTCAATATAACTATGTCGATTACATCGGTTAAACTTACAATAGCCAAAATAGTGATAGAAACTACTACCGTATTTTGAGAGGAGATAAGCTTAGATGGACGATAAGTTATTATATAGAATCGTTTTATCAACAAATAAAAGGGAAAGAAAACACTTTTCAGAAGCCATGTTTTGGGGAGATATGGCTTATCGAACTGCCAAAGAGAAACGGAAATTAAAAATGGGCATAAAATATATCTTCATCGTTACCCCTATATTCTTTATATTATTTCCGATTCTTGTTTTTACCAATAGTATTCAATGGCTGAACCTAATTATGCTTGGTTTCGTGTTATATTGTCTGTTTCTTGCCTTGCTGGTTCCATGCGGCGATTACTATCTGATAGAATTTAAATCCAAAGTTGGACGCAAAAAAGGTCTCATTGATGAACCCTTTGATTATATTGACTTTTATGGTGGATATATAAGATATAATGGATTAGATAAAACGGGATATGAAGGTTTTAACTTTAAAGAAATACGACATTGTTTCTATTTAAAATTTATTTTATATAAAAATAAAAAGACAAAACTTGAGGGATTCTTTTTATTAAAATATCAGGATATTGAGAAAAGCGGTGTTGATATTGATGTGTTTCGGGAATTTTTGTCTGAAAAAGCCATTGCTTTCGAAGAGTGAAGCATTGGATTTCGTTTTGAGATTGGTGTTGATTTCGATATGTGTGATATTCACCAAAACCATATCGGGTCGAAGATAGCTGGCCGCTTCTACTTCAAATATCGGTATTGATTACTTCCACGCCATTCCATTTCAAGTTACTTTTTTTAAACACATGAATTCTTCCTTTTTTTTGTGTATCAAAAAAGCCGAACTTTTAAAGCCGATTTTTTTGACAATCTGAATTTCTTATATTATAGTAAAAAAGTATTAATTAAAGAAAGTTTATGCTTGTTTAGTTTTATAATATATTTTGTAAAAATAATTTACTGAAAAGCAATCTGGTGATATGTCAAGAGGAAATTCAGAAGGATATTGAAGCGTTTAGTATAAAAAGGGCGCATATTAAATAGACCCATTGAAAAATGCGCTTTAAAAAGGGTTATTCGATTGAAATATCCAGCGATACGCCGGAGTACAGTTGGTTTTTGGCCAGCAATCCATAAACCAAACGAACGAATTTACGTGAAGTCAGCGCGAGTGCTCTTTTATGCTGATGTTTCGGAACTTCGATGTACTTTTTTCGATAGTACGCTCCGTATTCAGCATTGTGTGTCCTCATACTGTTGGCAGCTTCTCCGAGGTAGTATCTGAGATACCGGTTTCCGTCTTTGCTCATAGGATTATCCTCAGAAGTAAAATCACCGGAATCGTTGTGTTTCCAGTAAAGGCCTGCGTATTTAGCAAGAGCATCCGATGAATGGAAGGCAGATATATCGCCTATCTCAGCGATGATCCCGCCAGCAAAGACAGGACCGATTCCGTCGATGGATTGAAGGATAATAAAGGCATTTGGATTTAATCCTTTGATTTCGCGTTCGATAGCGACATCAATGGCTTTGATTTCATTCTTGAAGGTT
This region of Eubacterium sp. 1001713B170207_170306_E7 genomic DNA includes:
- a CDS encoding penicillin-binding transpeptidase domain-containing protein, whose protein sequence is MNKKLIKNRKILIIVIPIVIVIAIITSYSIFNTMNSPEKVLNKYIEAVNQRDYERMYALTSDKEKNEEHKAKFIEKNKNIYEGINGQNMAVKEIRSIQKVKSNYQIIDYGFTMDTLAGPITEWGVVRFQKNGIFKPYQIVWEPSVILPELQKDGTISVTEEPAERGNIEDRNGNLLATTGVASSIGLVPGKVNAETREADFAKLAGLLSISIDEIQTALSAEWVTDDTFVPVKTIAGGNTVLETELLEISGVMINDESVRFYPYGEKTSHLTGYIQGISAEELAEKKDEGYTENSMIGKSGLERLYDERLRGEDGVTITVNQIYPESNVIAEEVIKSKEPMRGKDVKTTIDVNLQNTLYDQFAADKSCSVAMNPKTGEVLALVSTPTYDANAFILGLSDEQWNGLNTDPANPLISRFESTYVPGSSFKPITAAAGLETGAFTADEDFGPSGLVWQQDSSWGDFNITTLEEYSGPSNLENALVHSDNIYFAKAALKIGGDRFADTLKKLGFGETIPFDLDMSTSQISENGGFDNEAQLAASGFGQGQILVNPLHMASIYSSFTNDGSMIKPSIEYKENIQPEYWKEQVISKDISDIIRNDLIQVVENPAGTGHEARIEGVSIAGKTGTAEIKASQDDVTGTELGWFNAFIADPASSQQLMVVSMVEDVKDRGGSHYIVPKIKEVFQSLIS
- a CDS encoding helix-turn-helix transcriptional regulator, which codes for MYQRILALLQQNRLSARKLEMQLKFAKGTIGRMKDHSPSIEKVAKVAAYFNVTMEYLYYGTDILTEKDPMIRKNKEDTLAILDSFTDIREQSIFVGRISVIAEQMLSENSYENVN